In one window of Mobiluncus massiliensis DNA:
- the pepN gene encoding aminopeptidase N, which yields MPGTNLTRIEAEQRSGIVSDVHYRVHLDLTQGERIFHSVTEVDFASQPGASTFIDLIADSVTEVTLNGTALDLSNYADSRIFLPDLQEHNNLRVVADCVYMHTGEGLHRFTDPEDGKSYVYSQFEVPDSRRVYAVFEQPDIKADFTFTFVVPPEWNAFSNSPTPEPEIAADGVRTYRFSPTEKISSYLTAVIAGPYVGETGEVTSCDGRRIPLGVYCRASMLKHLDAAEVMDITRAGFEFYETAFERPYPFRKYDQIFVPEYNAGAMENVGCVTFRDEYVFRSRPLQTRVERRVVTILHELAHMWFGDLVTMKWWNDLWLNESFAEFVSTKATAEATEWKDIWTTFSCSEKIWAYGQDQLPSTHPVVATINDLEDVQVNFDGITYAKGACVLSQLVTYVGWDNFRLGIKEYFAKHEWSNATLTDLLTELEATSGKDLKAWSRKWLEEAGMTWLRPEIQTDDSGAITSLRIVQEHFNADATPRPQHMAVCAYNLEQRDGKTVFVPGHREEFDMEADEYNLPGFNGPRPDVILVNDGDMAYGKVRLDEQSLRTACEHIDAFTDSLPRSQILSILWDMVRDGEVGASHYVDAALQALMVETHPMVVSVTLRNLDTCIESYLAVENREAAARNVSSRLRMLSRLAKADSDTQLQLVRAAARRARTPEDIAASAALLNGSETLTGLRIDTELRWNLLTSLAAVGHVDRATVEAELNNDDTVNGRERVLQAAASLPDPAVKAEFFDRAYSDTALTNDQLASIIAGFNRAQDPLLLAPFAQRYFETLRETYDTRTHEIGEQLIEGMYPAALVGLESSGMDVLTLTQEWLSNNADAPAALLRMMRENQSGAERIAKAQQRDREG from the coding sequence ATGCCAGGAACTAACCTCACCCGCATCGAAGCCGAGCAGCGCTCGGGAATCGTCAGTGATGTCCACTACCGTGTACATCTCGATTTGACCCAGGGAGAGCGCATCTTTCATTCCGTGACGGAAGTTGACTTTGCTTCCCAACCCGGTGCCTCGACTTTCATCGACCTCATTGCCGATTCCGTCACAGAAGTGACCCTGAACGGGACAGCACTGGACCTCTCGAATTACGCAGATTCCCGGATTTTCCTGCCAGACCTGCAGGAACACAACAATCTGCGGGTGGTGGCTGATTGTGTCTACATGCACACCGGCGAGGGACTGCACCGTTTCACAGACCCCGAGGACGGCAAGTCTTACGTTTACTCCCAGTTCGAGGTGCCGGATTCTCGCCGCGTCTACGCCGTTTTTGAACAGCCCGACATCAAAGCGGACTTTACCTTTACTTTCGTGGTTCCTCCCGAGTGGAACGCGTTTTCCAACTCGCCCACCCCGGAGCCTGAAATCGCCGCTGACGGTGTGCGCACGTACCGTTTCAGCCCCACCGAAAAAATCTCGTCCTACCTGACCGCCGTCATCGCGGGCCCCTACGTGGGAGAAACCGGCGAAGTGACCTCGTGCGATGGCAGACGAATTCCCCTCGGTGTCTATTGCCGCGCCTCCATGCTGAAACACCTGGATGCCGCCGAAGTCATGGACATCACCCGCGCCGGTTTCGAGTTCTACGAAACCGCCTTTGAGCGCCCCTATCCTTTCCGTAAATATGACCAGATTTTTGTTCCCGAATATAACGCCGGGGCTATGGAAAATGTGGGTTGCGTGACGTTCCGTGACGAATATGTGTTCCGGTCCCGTCCCCTGCAAACCCGGGTGGAACGCCGGGTCGTGACCATTCTGCACGAACTGGCTCACATGTGGTTCGGCGACCTCGTCACGATGAAATGGTGGAACGACTTGTGGTTGAACGAATCTTTTGCCGAGTTCGTGTCCACCAAAGCCACCGCGGAAGCGACTGAGTGGAAAGACATCTGGACGACCTTCTCTTGTTCGGAAAAGATTTGGGCCTACGGCCAGGATCAACTGCCTTCCACCCACCCGGTCGTGGCCACCATCAACGACTTGGAAGATGTCCAAGTCAACTTTGACGGCATCACCTACGCAAAAGGTGCCTGCGTGCTGTCCCAGTTGGTAACGTACGTGGGTTGGGATAACTTCCGCTTGGGGATTAAGGAATACTTCGCCAAGCACGAGTGGTCCAACGCCACCTTGACGGACCTGTTGACCGAACTGGAGGCAACTTCCGGTAAGGACCTAAAAGCCTGGTCGCGCAAGTGGCTGGAAGAAGCCGGAATGACGTGGCTGCGTCCTGAAATCCAAACGGACGACAGCGGGGCGATTACTTCCCTGCGCATTGTCCAGGAGCATTTCAATGCCGACGCTACCCCGCGACCCCAACATATGGCGGTATGCGCCTACAACCTGGAACAACGCGATGGCAAGACCGTGTTTGTTCCCGGTCACCGCGAGGAATTCGACATGGAGGCCGATGAATACAACCTCCCCGGTTTTAACGGGCCGCGTCCCGATGTCATTTTGGTCAACGACGGAGACATGGCTTACGGCAAGGTTCGGTTAGACGAGCAGTCTCTGCGCACGGCTTGCGAACACATCGATGCATTCACTGATTCGCTGCCTCGTTCCCAGATTCTGTCCATTCTGTGGGACATGGTGCGTGATGGTGAGGTTGGTGCCTCTCACTACGTTGATGCCGCCCTGCAGGCTCTCATGGTAGAGACTCACCCCATGGTAGTTTCGGTCACTTTGCGTAACCTGGACACTTGCATCGAAAGCTACCTGGCCGTAGAAAATCGCGAAGCTGCAGCCCGAAACGTCTCCTCACGTCTGCGGATGCTGTCCCGCCTGGCCAAGGCTGATTCGGATACACAGCTGCAGCTGGTGCGGGCCGCCGCTCGCCGGGCACGGACGCCCGAAGACATCGCCGCCAGCGCCGCCCTTTTGAATGGTAGCGAAACCCTCACGGGTCTGCGGATTGACACGGAGTTGCGGTGGAACCTATTGACGTCTTTGGCGGCAGTGGGACACGTAGACCGCGCCACTGTCGAAGCAGAGCTGAATAATGACGACACCGTAAATGGGCGCGAACGTGTCCTGCAGGCCGCAGCATCGCTGCCCGATCCTGCGGTAAAAGCCGAGTTCTTTGACCGTGCCTACAGCGACACCGCGCTGACCAACGACCAACTGGCGTCCATCATTGCCGGTTTCAACCGGGCTCAAGATCCACTGCTGCTAGCTCCTTTTGCCCAGCGTTACTTTGAGACGCTACGGGAGACCTACGATACACGCACCCACGAGATTGGTGAACAGCTCATCGAAGGCATGTATCCTGCCGCGCTGGTGGGCTTGGAGTCCAGCGGCATGGACGTGCTGACGCTCACCCAGGAATGGCTCTCGAATAATGCAGACGCTCCCGCGGCACTGCTGCGGATGATGCGCGAGAATCAATCCGGCGCCGAACGTATCGCGAAAGCTCAGCAGCGCGACCGCGAGGGGTAA